The Pungitius pungitius chromosome 10, fPunPun2.1, whole genome shotgun sequence genome has a window encoding:
- the glsb gene encoding glutaminase kidney isoform, mitochondrial isoform X4 has protein sequence MGWLPWQHAPNCCYMVLEGYILLLFLYVVAYFPELWEIMTAAAGQMTLQGASNAERFDYVMNFLKKMAGNEYVGFSNATFQSERESGDRNFAIGYYLKEKKCFPEGTDMTSVLDFYFQLCSIEVTCESASVMAATLANGGICPISGERVLSPEAVRNTLSLMHSCGMYDFSGQFAFHVGLPAKSGVAGGILLVVPNVMGIMCWSPPLDKLGNSVRGIQFCTDLVELFNFHNYDNLRHFTKKHDPRREGGDQRVKSVINLLFAAYTGDASALRRFALSSMDMEQRDYDSRTALHVAAAEGHTEVVRFLLEACKVNPVPRDRWGNTPMDEAVHFGHHDVVTMLQSYHDKYSPPAAAAADDKQSVEKSLDSLL, from the exons ATGGGATGGTTGCCGTGGCAGCATGCCCCAAACTGTTGTTACATGGTCCTTGAAGGCTACatattgttgctgtttttgtatgtTGTTGCATATTTTCCAGAACTGTGGGAAATAATgactgctgctgcaggtcaaATGACGTTG CAAGGTGCAAGCAACGCGGAGCGGTTCGACTAC GTCATGAACTTTCTGAAAAAGATGGCGGGAAACGAGTACGTGGGTTTCAGCAATGCCAC ATTCCAGTCGGAGCGCGAGTCAGGAGACAGAAACTTTGCCATCGGCTACtacctgaaagaaaaaaag TGTTTCCCAGAGGGGACGGACATGACGTCCGTACTGGACTTCTACTTTCAG CTGTGCTCCATCGAGGTGACCTGCGAGAGCGCCAGCGTGATGGCGGCCACCCTGGCCAACGGCGGCATCTGCCCCATCTCTGGTGAGCGCGTGCTGAGCCCCGAGGCCGTGAGGAACACCCTGAGCCTCATGCACTCCTGCGGCATGTACGACTTCTCTGGACAGTTCGCTTTCCAC GTCGGTCTGCCGGCCAAGTCTGGAGTAGCGGGGGGGATCCTGCTGGTTGTACCCAACGTAATGGGCATCATGTGCTGGTCGCCTCCACTAGACAAGCTGGGCAACTCGGTCCGAGGAATTCAGTTCTGCACG GACCTCGTGGAGCTTTTCAACTTCCACAACTACGACAACTTGAGGCACTTTACCAAAAAGCACGACCCCCGCAGAGAAGGAGGGGACCAGCGG GTCAAATCTGTCATCAACCTGCTGTTTGCTGCCTACACAGGAGACGCCTCTGCGCTGAGGAG gtttgcTCTGTCCTCCATGGACATGGAGCAGAGGGACTACGACTCCAGGACGGCCCTCCATGTGGCTGCAGCTGAAG GACACACGGAGGTGGTGCGCTTCCTCCTGGAGGCCTGCAAGGTGAACCCGGTACCCAGAGACAG ATGGGGGAACACGCCGATGGATGAAGCGGTGCACTTTGGCCACCACGACGTGGTGACCATGCTGCAGAGCTATCATGACAAATAcagccctc